The Lysobacter sp. genome includes a window with the following:
- the coxB gene encoding cytochrome c oxidase subunit II, with amino-acid sequence MVQARACWTNWGRRSLAKPSLAMAALLMPVVAMAQSADPERWQLNMGQGVTASSQNAYDAHMFALWVCVIIGVIVFGAMAYAMFKFRKSKGAVPDTSLVHSTKLEIIWTVVPIALLVVMAIPATSKVIAMYDTRDAAMTVKITGYQWLWKYEYPGDKPGDSISFTSRLDRKSDEIRQSKIDARTANHPTYLLDVDNALVVPTDTKIRFLITADDVIHAWWVPALGWKQDAIPGLINEGWTEIKTPGLYRGQCAELCGKDHGFMPIVVKAVPKAEFEQWLAAERAKNAPPAPTAPVEAAPAAEAAAPATAAADQNAPEAAANTAG; translated from the coding sequence ATGGTGCAAGCGCGTGCGTGTTGGACAAACTGGGGCCGGAGATCGCTGGCGAAACCGTCCCTGGCGATGGCGGCGCTGCTGATGCCGGTCGTGGCGATGGCCCAATCCGCGGACCCGGAACGTTGGCAGCTCAACATGGGGCAGGGCGTGACCGCGTCCTCGCAGAACGCCTACGACGCCCACATGTTCGCACTGTGGGTCTGCGTGATCATCGGCGTGATCGTCTTCGGGGCCATGGCCTATGCCATGTTCAAGTTCCGCAAGTCCAAAGGTGCGGTGCCGGATACCTCGCTGGTGCACAGCACCAAGCTCGAAATCATCTGGACCGTGGTTCCGATCGCACTGCTGGTGGTGATGGCCATCCCGGCCACCAGCAAGGTGATTGCGATGTACGACACGCGCGATGCCGCGATGACGGTCAAGATCACCGGCTACCAGTGGTTGTGGAAGTACGAATACCCGGGCGACAAGCCCGGTGACAGCATCAGCTTCACCAGCCGGCTCGATCGCAAGAGCGACGAGATCCGCCAGAGCAAGATCGATGCGCGCACCGCCAACCATCCGACCTATCTGCTCGATGTGGACAACGCCCTCGTCGTCCCCACCGACACCAAGATCCGCTTCCTGATCACCGCCGATGACGTGATCCATGCATGGTGGGTACCGGCGCTGGGCTGGAAGCAGGACGCCATTCCCGGCCTGATCAACGAAGGCTGGACCGAAATCAAGACGCCGGGCCTCTACCGTGGCCAGTGTGCCGAGCTCTGCGGCAAGGACCATGGTTTCATGCCGATCGTGGTGAAGGCCGTGCCGAAGGCCGAGTTCGAGCAGTGGCTGGCAGCCGAGCGCGCCAAGAATGCGCCGCCGGCCCCGACAGCGCCGGTCGAGGCCGCACCTGCTGCTGAAGCCGCCGCGCCGGCCACCGCCGCCGCGGACCAGAACGCTCCCGAAGCCGCCGCCAACACGGCCGGCTGA